The Cydia amplana chromosome 19, ilCydAmpl1.1, whole genome shotgun sequence genome includes a window with the following:
- the LOC134657241 gene encoding required for meiotic nuclear division protein 1 homolog: MSVFLSRIILIPTRSAFTMNISLKTLADLTSLKHQNSLCQGGLFSLSRQLGVRGYSLDSIQPVIALENATSPVKKKTIYKKAVLEDVSKKEGHYLTLAYATANAYDLKGLKEALLEQKLYEPGTLKTQEIDDDVVIANAVYTVGSEPREIIFFKEGAVVFWNCTQLEASNVLDFVRRYEVESYPLDVVEREKEIMTYVYQPNAKKCNLQDSYFVMAPNRDNSLEKYTFSHAMAQSARLGAWEARLEALAAAARAHTRTMEEDGTTHLDKKEVVRKLGELFSLRHRINVESDLLDTPDVYWEEERLERLYSNTVAYFTIPRRTRVLNERLSHCVELLELLSSWAADRHHVRLEWMVIALILAEVCFELLHVFERHVLDRLSKTTERRRGLSAFADESEEYMFQDLSILDT; this comes from the exons ATGTCTGTGTTTTTGTCGAGAATTATATTAATTCCGACGCGGAGCGCCTTTACAATGAACATTTCGCTAAAAACACTAGCGGATTTAACATCGTTGAAACACCAGAATTCTCTTTGCCAAGGCGGTTTATTTTCTCTATCCCGTCAACTAGGAGTCAGAGGCTACAGTTTAGATTCTATACAGCCGGTGATAGCTTTGGAAAACGCGACTAGTCCGGTTAAAAAGAAGACGATATACAAGAAGGCAGTGTTGGAGGATGTTAGTAAGAAAGAGGGGCATTATTTGACTTTGGCGTACGCGACTGCGAATGCCTATGACCTGAAGGGTCTAAAGGAAGCTCTGCTTGAGCAGAAGCTGTATGAACCTGGAAC ATTAAAAACTCAAGAGATTGACGATGATGTGGTGATAGCAAATGCGGTGTACACTGTAGGCTCGGAGCCACGGGAAATCATCTTCTTCAAAGAGGGCGCTGTCGTCTTCTGGAACTGCACGCAGCTGGAAGCCAGCAATGTACTGGACTTTGTTAGGAG ATATGAAGTTGAGAGCTACCCTCTAGATGTGGTGGAAAGAGAGAAAGAGATCATGACATACGTGTACCAGCCCAATGC aAAGAAGTGCAATTTGCAGGACTCGTATTTCGTAATGGCGCCCAATAGAGATAACTCTTTAGAAAAATATACATTCAG TCACGCGATGGCGCAATCAGCTCGCCTGGGAGCGTGGGAGGCGCGGCTGGAAGCCCTGGCGGCCGCCGCGAGGGCCCACACGAGGACCATGGAGGAAGACGGCACCACACATCTCGACAAAAAGGAG GTGGTCCGCAAGCTAGGCGAGTTGTTTTCCCTGCGGCACCGGATCAACGTGGAGTCCGACCTCCTGGACACTCCTGATGTCTACTGGGAGGAGGAGAGGCTTGAGAGGCTGTACTCGAACACCGTAGCCTACTTCACCATACCCAGGAGGACTAGG GTTTTAAACGAGCGGCTATCCCACTGCGTGGAGCTCCTGGAGCTCCTCTCGTCCTGGGCCGCGGACCGGCACCACGTCCGCCTGGAGTGGATGGTCATCGCCCTCATCCTGGCTGAAGTCTGCTTCGAGCTACTGCACGTCTTCGAGCGACACGTGCTGGACAG